Proteins encoded by one window of Archaeoglobus veneficus SNP6:
- a CDS encoding aminodeoxychorismate/anthranilate synthase component II: MILLIDNRDSFVWNLAEYASIFDRVKVVPNTVSVDEVKRIDPDGIIISPGPGSPENRRDIGNCPEIVEEVDVPTLGVCLGHQLIAHVFGGKVGRVKPVHGKASIVKHDGKTIFEGVRNPLKAGRYHSLAVLEVPKGFELSAISDDGIVMGIRHKSRQIEGVQFHPESVLTEFESGDGLRIVKNFVDMCRGRL; encoded by the coding sequence ATGATTCTACTCATCGATAATCGAGACTCATTCGTGTGGAATTTGGCTGAATATGCGTCTATATTTGATCGTGTTAAAGTGGTTCCCAACACAGTCAGCGTTGATGAGGTGAAGAGGATAGACCCAGACGGGATAATCATCTCTCCTGGCCCTGGCTCTCCGGAGAATAGGAGAGACATCGGTAACTGTCCTGAAATCGTCGAGGAGGTCGATGTACCTACCCTCGGCGTTTGCCTTGGTCATCAGCTCATAGCTCACGTCTTCGGCGGAAAGGTTGGAAGGGTCAAGCCCGTACACGGTAAGGCTTCAATTGTGAAGCACGATGGAAAAACAATTTTCGAGGGGGTTAGAAATCCGCTAAAAGCCGGCAGGTATCACTCCCTTGCAGTTCTCGAGGTGCCAAAGGGCTTTGAACTGTCAGCAATTTCCGACGATGGCATCGTTATGGGGATAAGACACAAGAGCAGGCAGATCGAGGGCGTACAGTTCCACCCGGAGAGCGTTTTGACGGAATTCGAGAGCGGAGATGGGCTGAGAATAGTGAAGAACTTCGTGGACATGTGCAGGGGGAGACTGTAG
- a CDS encoding anthranilate synthase component I: MSVLIKKLSYVDPLKLYNVLRDEAMPFILESLTKHEHRARFTFISSSPKYVVEVCEDTRVDGKKVSKERNPFQALKPFFDGETGGTKFSGGFVGYTAYDSIHTLIGGEIEEPSVYGYYSRVFVYDHIAGNFYFLSLNSSREEEKYAERVVGKARRTRIEDEDGGSSIKGCDAEKEEFMEMVERAKEYIFAGDAFQIVLSREYCIETDYSAFQIYRKLREINPSPYMFLLEFDKVGKAVVGASPETMASVENNIVKINPIAGTAPRGSSDEEDAEIAAKLLADEKERAEHVMLVDLARNDVRRVSKPGSVRVTRFFDVVKYSHVQHIESEVEGELADDMTMFDAMDAAFPAGTLTGAPKIRAMEIIDELEKSRRRVYGGSVGYFSINGCADMAIAIRMVEIDKVCRVRAGAGIVADSKPEKEFYETEKKMAAVMKAFGVVR; this comes from the coding sequence ATGAGCGTTCTTATTAAAAAGCTGAGCTACGTGGATCCTCTCAAGCTCTACAACGTGCTTAGAGACGAGGCGATGCCGTTCATCCTTGAAAGTCTGACGAAGCACGAGCACAGAGCAAGGTTTACCTTTATCTCTTCCAGCCCCAAATACGTTGTTGAAGTTTGCGAGGACACAAGAGTTGATGGAAAGAAGGTGTCGAAGGAAAGAAACCCGTTCCAGGCTCTCAAACCATTCTTCGATGGAGAAACAGGAGGAACGAAGTTCTCCGGAGGGTTTGTTGGATACACAGCCTATGATTCGATTCACACGCTTATAGGTGGTGAGATAGAAGAGCCTTCGGTTTACGGCTACTACAGCAGGGTTTTCGTTTACGACCATATAGCCGGGAATTTCTACTTCCTTTCTCTGAACAGCTCAAGAGAAGAGGAGAAGTACGCTGAAAGAGTCGTAGGGAAGGCGAGAAGGACAAGAATCGAAGATGAAGATGGTGGAAGCAGCATTAAAGGATGCGACGCGGAAAAGGAAGAGTTCATGGAAATGGTGGAGAGGGCGAAGGAGTATATCTTTGCGGGAGATGCGTTCCAAATAGTGCTTTCGAGGGAGTACTGCATTGAGACAGACTACTCAGCTTTTCAGATATACAGGAAGCTGAGAGAGATCAATCCGAGCCCATATATGTTCCTGCTGGAGTTTGATAAGGTTGGAAAGGCTGTCGTTGGAGCCTCTCCGGAAACTATGGCTTCCGTAGAAAACAACATCGTGAAAATAAACCCCATTGCTGGAACGGCTCCACGTGGAAGCAGCGATGAAGAAGATGCAGAGATTGCAGCAAAGCTTCTTGCGGACGAGAAGGAGAGAGCCGAGCACGTAATGCTTGTAGATCTGGCAAGAAACGACGTCAGGAGGGTTTCAAAGCCGGGAAGCGTGAGGGTGACAAGGTTCTTCGACGTGGTGAAGTACAGCCACGTGCAGCACATAGAGAGTGAGGTCGAGGGAGAGCTTGCAGACGACATGACAATGTTTGATGCAATGGATGCAGCTTTTCCTGCCGGCACTCTTACTGGAGCGCCGAAGATAAGGGCAATGGAGATCATCGACGAGCTCGAGAAATCGAGGCGAAGAGTGTACGGCGGCAGCGTCGGTTACTTCTCCATCAACGGTTGCGCTGACATGGCTATAGCCATCAGGATGGTTGAAATCGACAAGGTTTGCAGGGTTAGGGCTGGAGCAGGCATTGTTGCCGATTCGAAGCCGGAGAAGGAGTTTTACGAGACGGAGAAGAAGATGGCTGCCGTTATGAAAGCTTTCGGGGTGGTAAGATGA
- the trpD gene encoding anthranilate phosphoribosyltransferase — protein MSALNQIIEQNDLSFDEAYALFNEMLNESEIRIAAILAALQTKGYTPEEIAGFAKAMRDNAIKIEAGSVADTCGTGGDGSNTINVSTAVAILLSCFTKVAKHGNVSITSKSGSANVLQAFGIRLELTPEEAKKSIEEKNFAFLFAPLYHPALKKIMPVRKQLGIKTIFNILGPLANPAQPEYQLLGVNSASLLPKVAHALKLLGIRKALVVYGGMDEVSPKGETMVAEVGREVEFYTVTPEDFGIEPVDIHPCNGADESAERIKKVFSGAKNDDTNFILVNASAALYTAGIASDFREGVEIARNAIEDGMALRKLEELRQI, from the coding sequence ATGAGCGCTTTAAACCAGATAATCGAGCAAAATGATCTCAGCTTCGATGAAGCTTATGCACTTTTCAACGAAATGCTCAACGAGAGCGAGATCAGAATTGCGGCAATTCTTGCAGCCCTTCAGACGAAGGGATACACTCCTGAAGAGATTGCAGGCTTCGCTAAGGCCATGAGGGACAACGCTATCAAAATCGAGGCTGGAAGTGTCGCAGATACGTGCGGAACTGGAGGAGATGGAAGCAATACCATCAACGTGAGCACGGCAGTAGCAATTCTGCTGTCATGCTTCACCAAGGTGGCGAAGCACGGAAATGTGTCCATAACGTCTAAGAGCGGCTCTGCAAACGTTCTGCAGGCCTTCGGGATCAGACTGGAGCTTACACCCGAGGAAGCGAAGAAAAGTATAGAGGAAAAGAACTTCGCATTCCTCTTTGCCCCTCTATACCACCCGGCGCTGAAGAAAATAATGCCAGTAAGGAAGCAGCTTGGCATAAAAACGATCTTTAACATTCTCGGTCCCCTCGCAAATCCCGCTCAGCCAGAGTATCAGCTCCTCGGCGTAAATTCCGCATCCCTACTTCCAAAAGTCGCACACGCTTTGAAACTTCTCGGAATAAGAAAGGCTCTCGTTGTGTATGGCGGAATGGACGAAGTCAGTCCGAAAGGCGAGACGATGGTTGCGGAGGTGGGCAGAGAAGTCGAATTCTACACGGTAACTCCTGAAGATTTTGGAATCGAGCCAGTGGACATACACCCATGCAATGGCGCAGATGAGAGCGCGGAGCGGATAAAGAAGGTCTTCAGCGGAGCTAAAAACGACGACACGAACTTCATACTGGTCAATGCGTCAGCAGCGCTGTACACCGCAGGCATAGCCAGTGATTTCAGAGAAGGCGTTGAGATCGCAAGAAATGCCATTGAGGATGGCATGGCTTTGAGAAAACTCGAGGAGCTCAGACAGATATGA
- the trpC gene encoding indole-3-glycerol phosphate synthase TrpC, whose translation MVGMLSRAIKKCEKNPVIAEVKVHSPKHGDLLRGRNEIDILRAYERAGAVGISYITESKNFKGSFEVFKKICSSTELPVLRKDFITSKEDVERTAQAGGSAVLLIARILRDDIPEFADFAAEHGLDALIEVHSEDELEFALEARRAMIGINNRDIAKLELDDGNVTVTEKIAPLIPDGFLKVSESGISSIDDLRKALQYTNAVLIGTAFMRAEDPEKIVRVFVEARI comes from the coding sequence ATGGTCGGCATGCTGAGCAGGGCGATAAAAAAGTGCGAGAAAAATCCGGTAATTGCAGAAGTTAAGGTTCATTCGCCGAAACACGGCGATTTGCTGAGAGGCAGGAATGAAATCGACATCCTGCGTGCGTACGAGAGAGCGGGAGCCGTTGGCATATCTTACATAACGGAATCGAAGAACTTCAAGGGGAGTTTTGAAGTTTTCAAGAAAATTTGCAGCTCCACGGAGCTTCCCGTGTTGAGAAAGGATTTCATAACGAGTAAGGAGGATGTGGAGAGGACTGCCCAGGCAGGCGGTTCAGCAGTTCTCCTAATCGCCCGCATCCTCAGGGACGACATTCCTGAATTTGCAGACTTCGCAGCGGAACACGGCCTGGATGCACTAATCGAAGTTCACAGCGAAGACGAGCTTGAATTCGCTCTGGAAGCGAGGAGGGCGATGATTGGGATAAACAACAGGGACATCGCAAAGCTTGAGCTTGACGATGGAAACGTAACAGTTACTGAGAAAATTGCTCCCCTCATCCCGGATGGGTTTTTGAAGGTTAGCGAGAGCGGAATTTCGAGTATAGATGATTTGCGCAAAGCTCTGCAGTACACCAACGCGGTTCTCATTGGAACTGCTTTCATGCGGGCCGAAGACCCTGAAAAGATTGTGAGGGTTTTTGTGGAGGCGAGAATATGA
- a CDS encoding Lrp/AsnC ligand binding domain-containing protein, with product MALGFVLIKVSPMREKEVYEKLASLKEVEELYPLFGEYDLIAKVVVKDFEELSDVVVNKIRTIKGVIETKTLTGAKF from the coding sequence ATGGCGCTTGGTTTTGTCCTTATAAAAGTGTCCCCAATGCGGGAGAAAGAAGTGTATGAGAAGCTTGCGTCACTCAAAGAGGTTGAGGAACTCTACCCCCTTTTCGGCGAGTACGACCTCATAGCGAAGGTTGTTGTTAAGGACTTTGAGGAACTAAGCGATGTTGTCGTGAACAAAATCAGAACTATTAAGGGCGTTATTGAAACAAAGACCCTTACGGGAGCAAAATTCTAA
- a CDS encoding DUF5612 domain-containing protein: MEENEKGKTSRQRGLQIIARNEVGVLRDITAIVAEKGGNITYAQTFIIRYGEYAGNALIYFEIEGGEFEKILEEVKKLPTVIEAAEEPTFEDIFGKRVIIFGGGALVSQVALGAISEADRHNLRGERISVDTMPIVGEEELAGAVKAVARLHRAGVLVLAGGIMGGKITEEVKKLRKYGIPVISLNMFGSVPSVADLVVSDPVMAGTLAVMEISEKARFDIDRVRGRRI, from the coding sequence ATGGAAGAAAACGAGAAAGGTAAAACGAGTCGGCAGAGAGGTCTGCAGATAATTGCCAGGAACGAAGTAGGTGTCCTCAGGGATATAACAGCTATTGTCGCAGAAAAGGGAGGTAACATAACGTACGCCCAGACATTTATAATTCGATACGGAGAGTACGCCGGAAATGCTTTAATTTACTTCGAGATTGAGGGTGGCGAGTTCGAGAAGATTCTCGAAGAGGTCAAAAAGTTGCCAACAGTTATAGAAGCTGCAGAAGAACCGACATTCGAAGACATCTTTGGAAAAAGAGTCATAATCTTTGGCGGTGGAGCTCTCGTCTCTCAGGTTGCACTCGGAGCCATAAGCGAAGCGGACAGGCACAACCTCAGAGGAGAGCGCATCAGTGTAGATACTATGCCAATAGTTGGTGAAGAGGAGCTTGCCGGAGCTGTCAAAGCAGTAGCGAGGCTCCACAGGGCAGGAGTCCTTGTGCTTGCAGGTGGTATAATGGGTGGAAAGATAACCGAAGAAGTCAAAAAGCTCCGCAAGTACGGCATACCCGTTATCTCGCTGAACATGTTTGGAAGCGTGCCAAGCGTTGCCGATCTGGTCGTCAGCGATCCCGTTATGGCCGGAACTCTTGCAGTCATGGAGATTTCAGAAAAAGCCCGTTTTGACATCGACAGAGTTAGGGGCAGGAGAATTTAA
- a CDS encoding CGGC domain-containing protein — MAKRIVVVACRKLRQQNLCPGDAKCLVAMMRKEGEFERYKGEDATIVGIADCGECPGTRVPASLGLLKMQLAALKETADVIHVGTCITLMCAYKDDVVNLIKEKAGVEVVEGTHKYVMPKVFP, encoded by the coding sequence ATGGCCAAACGGATTGTTGTTGTCGCATGCAGGAAACTCCGACAGCAGAACCTTTGTCCTGGAGATGCAAAGTGCCTCGTTGCAATGATGAGAAAGGAGGGGGAGTTTGAGAGGTACAAGGGTGAAGATGCGACAATCGTCGGAATTGCAGATTGTGGAGAGTGCCCCGGTACAAGAGTACCGGCAAGTCTTGGACTTTTGAAGATGCAGCTCGCAGCTTTGAAGGAGACTGCTGACGTTATCCATGTAGGAACTTGTATAACGCTGATGTGCGCGTATAAGGACGACGTGGTGAATTTGATAAAAGAAAAGGCCGGAGTAGAGGTTGTCGAGGGCACGCACAAATACGTTATGCCAAAAGTGTTTCCCTGA
- a CDS encoding adenosylhomocysteinase: MEKGLRKIQWAEKHMKVLGRIREEFRKEKPLEGYKIGMALHVEAKTAVLVLTLRDAGAEVAITGCNPMSTQDDVADALRDLGIACFAKRGMSNEEYYKALEAVADTRPDIVIDDGADLIFLLHSRKQKVIGASEETTTGVIRLKAMEREGVLAFPVIAVNDAYTKYLFDNRYGTGQSAIDGILRATNMLLAGKTIVVAGYGWCGRGIAMRARGMGAKVVVTEVDEIRALEALMDGFDVMPMEKAARIGDIFITATGNRDVIRKEHLELMKDGAVLANAGHFNVEIAIPELENMSRGKREMRDNVVEYDLGDKKLYLLAEGRLVNLVAADGHPIEVMDMSFSDQALAAKYIAENADKLENKVYRLPDELDRIVARFKLESMGVEIDRLTEEQIKYLTDWRYGT; encoded by the coding sequence ATGGAAAAAGGCTTGAGAAAAATACAGTGGGCAGAAAAACACATGAAGGTTCTTGGCAGAATAAGGGAGGAATTCCGCAAAGAGAAACCCCTCGAAGGCTACAAAATCGGAATGGCACTTCACGTAGAGGCCAAGACTGCTGTTCTTGTTTTAACTCTCAGAGATGCTGGGGCAGAAGTAGCCATCACAGGCTGCAACCCCATGAGCACACAGGATGATGTTGCCGACGCTTTGCGTGACTTGGGGATCGCGTGCTTTGCAAAGCGCGGAATGTCAAACGAGGAATACTATAAAGCCCTCGAAGCGGTTGCAGACACGAGGCCCGACATCGTGATTGATGATGGAGCTGACTTGATCTTCCTGCTTCACTCCCGCAAGCAGAAGGTTATTGGGGCGAGCGAGGAAACGACGACTGGAGTAATAAGGCTGAAAGCAATGGAGAGGGAGGGCGTTCTTGCATTTCCCGTCATAGCCGTAAACGATGCGTACACGAAATACCTCTTCGACAATCGCTATGGTACGGGCCAGTCGGCGATAGACGGCATACTTAGGGCTACAAACATGCTCCTTGCTGGCAAAACAATCGTCGTTGCTGGTTACGGCTGGTGTGGCAGGGGCATAGCAATGAGAGCGAGAGGCATGGGAGCTAAGGTCGTTGTTACGGAAGTGGATGAAATAAGGGCACTCGAAGCGCTGATGGACGGATTTGACGTGATGCCCATGGAGAAGGCAGCAAGGATTGGAGACATCTTCATAACCGCCACGGGCAACAGGGACGTTATAAGAAAGGAACACTTGGAGCTGATGAAGGACGGAGCTGTTCTTGCAAACGCCGGCCACTTCAACGTCGAGATAGCAATTCCAGAGCTGGAGAACATGAGCAGAGGTAAGAGGGAGATGAGAGACAACGTCGTTGAATACGACTTGGGAGACAAAAAGCTCTACCTGCTTGCAGAGGGCAGGCTTGTAAACCTCGTTGCAGCAGACGGCCACCCCATCGAGGTTATGGACATGAGCTTCTCCGACCAAGCCTTGGCTGCGAAATACATCGCTGAAAATGCAGACAAACTGGAGAACAAGGTTTACAGGTTGCCAGACGAGCTGGACAGAATTGTTGCAAGATTTAAGCTCGAGAGTATGGGTGTGGAAATAGACAGGCTAACCGAGGAGCAGATCAAGTATCTGACGGACTGGAGGTACGGGACATGA
- a CDS encoding ABC transporter ATP-binding protein, whose amino-acid sequence MIQAEEISKSFNGKTAVDSLSFEVGEGDIFGLLGPNGAGKTTTLRMLIGILRPDRGKIRILGQNPSKVRSRIGYLPEERGLYRKLKVIDMLCYLASLKGLDAVKARRNAEYWLERF is encoded by the coding sequence ATGATACAAGCTGAAGAGATATCGAAGTCCTTCAACGGCAAAACAGCAGTTGATTCGCTGAGCTTTGAAGTTGGGGAGGGCGATATTTTCGGGCTTCTCGGCCCAAATGGAGCTGGCAAAACCACTACGCTTCGAATGCTCATCGGGATTCTCAGGCCGGACAGAGGGAAAATCAGAATTCTCGGGCAAAATCCTTCCAAAGTACGAAGCAGAATAGGGTATTTGCCGGAAGAAAGGGGGCTCTACCGAAAGCTGAAGGTTATAGACATGCTGTGCTATCTTGCATCTCTGAAAGGGCTTGATGCGGTAAAAGCAAGAAGAAATGCTGAGTACTGGCTGGAAAGGTTTTGA
- a CDS encoding ATP-binding cassette domain-containing protein, with translation MLSTGWKGFELLKVSENRVEELSKGMQQKVQIIAALIHNPDVLILDDHFPGLML, from the coding sequence ATGCTGAGTACTGGCTGGAAAGGTTTTGAACTCCTTAAAGTCTCTGAAAATAGAGTTGAAGAGCTCTCGAAGGGCATGCAGCAGAAAGTTCAGATAATTGCAGCCCTCATCCACAATCCGGATGTCCTCATCCTTGACGACCATTTTCCGGGCTTGATGCTGTAA
- a CDS encoding ATP-binding protein DrrA1-3 family domain-containing protein, which translates to MLNLAEELCDKVLLLNKGKAVAYGSMDEIKAEFTEKRIIVEYKGSFPSHSFEVVDSGKGYVELAGEIEEIMARLIEERVRIRAFRIKEPSLEEIFLKKVRECQF; encoded by the coding sequence ATGCTCAATCTTGCAGAAGAACTCTGCGACAAAGTTCTGCTTCTGAACAAAGGAAAAGCTGTTGCATACGGTAGCATGGACGAAATAAAGGCTGAGTTTACTGAGAAAAGGATTATTGTGGAGTACAAAGGTTCTTTCCCCTCCCACTCCTTTGAAGTTGTTGATTCCGGCAAGGGCTACGTTGAGCTGGCCGGGGAGATCGAAGAAATCATGGCAAGGTTGATTGAAGAAAGAGTTAGAATCAGAGCTTTCAGGATTAAAGAACCGAGCCTTGAAGAAATCTTCCTGAAGAAGGTGAGAGAATGTCAGTTTTAG
- a CDS encoding ABC transporter permease has product MSVLVIAKHELLANAKRKEFVLITLAFPLFILIVFSSSMGVILSTFGDVKAGFVDKSGLLSSDEIGEMDKIVESVNAGDISKKSFKVILVRYSSEEKAREDLIKGRIDGYYVIDENYIDNGKITGYTKKASPHPARILEKKLVKAMLAGKVDDRVVKRVVEGSNYEEYKVGAKGEVEERNFMSFIIPVGFAVLLLTSILTSSSYLLQGIAEEKESRIMEILLSSVTAEELLFGKLLGLGLLGLMQISLWIAIAFPLAASFAILSPSVFVIALAYFILGYAFYASLISCIAAISPTLKDAQQMLGFVILPLIFSMMFGEIAAVNPSSPISMLLSYLPFTSPIEMPLRFAVGQVEGYEIIISVLTLVASAFITVRIASKLFGLFALSYTKPKIGDVLKSLRSSGTSQ; this is encoded by the coding sequence ATGTCAGTTTTAGTCATAGCCAAACACGAGCTTTTAGCAAACGCAAAGAGAAAAGAATTCGTACTTATTACTCTTGCATTTCCACTCTTCATACTGATAGTATTCTCGTCAAGCATGGGAGTTATCCTTTCAACTTTCGGAGATGTTAAAGCCGGTTTTGTGGATAAGAGCGGGTTGCTTTCTTCGGATGAGATAGGCGAGATGGATAAAATAGTTGAGAGTGTCAATGCCGGCGACATTTCAAAAAAGTCGTTCAAAGTAATCCTTGTGAGATACTCGTCCGAAGAAAAAGCCAGAGAAGACCTTATCAAAGGCCGGATAGATGGATACTACGTCATAGACGAAAACTACATCGATAACGGGAAAATAACCGGATACACAAAGAAGGCATCTCCGCACCCCGCAAGAATTCTCGAGAAAAAGCTTGTTAAAGCTATGCTTGCAGGTAAGGTTGATGATAGAGTTGTAAAGAGAGTTGTCGAGGGTTCGAATTATGAAGAGTACAAAGTGGGAGCTAAAGGAGAAGTTGAGGAAAGAAACTTTATGAGTTTCATAATACCCGTTGGCTTCGCCGTTCTTCTTCTGACATCGATCCTGACATCCTCAAGCTACCTTTTACAGGGAATTGCAGAGGAAAAGGAGAGCAGGATAATGGAAATTCTGCTATCGTCTGTAACTGCAGAAGAGTTGCTTTTTGGCAAGCTCCTCGGTCTGGGCTTGCTGGGACTGATGCAGATTTCCCTCTGGATTGCAATAGCATTCCCGCTTGCTGCAAGCTTTGCCATACTCTCTCCTTCCGTCTTTGTTATTGCTTTGGCGTATTTTATTCTCGGTTATGCATTCTACGCATCTCTGATTTCCTGCATAGCTGCCATTTCTCCAACTCTGAAGGATGCGCAGCAGATGCTCGGCTTTGTTATCCTTCCTCTAATCTTCTCGATGATGTTTGGTGAAATAGCTGCCGTGAATCCTTCATCTCCAATTTCTATGCTGCTTTCGTATTTGCCGTTCACGTCTCCAATCGAGATGCCCTTACGCTTTGCCGTCGGCCAGGTTGAGGGCTATGAAATCATCATTAGCGTGCTGACACTCGTTGCGTCAGCGTTTATCACCGTAAGAATTGCTTCAAAACTTTTCGGGCTTTTCGCCCTTTCCTATACGAAACCAAAGATTGGGGATGTTTTGAAGTCTTTAAGGTCATCTGGAACTAGCCAATAA
- a CDS encoding inositol-3-phosphate synthase, translating to MKVWLIGAYGIVSTTAMVGGKALEKNIIDKVGLVSELPFFSGIDKYAPLSFEFGGHDVRPMDNAYAASLDHWEQNRHFERHILEEVRDYLEGVKAAKGTALNCGSGIEELGKIETLEQEGLTLREIADRLTEDMKKFADDETVVINTASTEPVPKYSEEYHGSIDGFERMLDDDAKEYATASMLYAYAALKLGLPYGNFTPSVGSNIPALKQLAIEKKVPHAGNDGKTGETLVKTTLAPMFLYRNLEVIGWMSYNILGDLDGKVLSHRDNKESKVVSKDKVLEKVLGYSPYSITEINYFPSLVDNKTAFDFIHFKGFLGTKMKFYFIWDAIDAIVAAPLILDIARFLLVAKKKGLYGVIKELSFFFKSPMETDIVNTHQQFEMLKEWFSGLL from the coding sequence ATGAAGGTGTGGCTTATTGGGGCATACGGTATAGTTTCAACCACGGCAATGGTCGGAGGTAAAGCTCTTGAGAAGAATATCATCGATAAGGTTGGTCTTGTTTCAGAACTCCCGTTCTTCAGTGGCATTGATAAATATGCCCCCCTCAGCTTTGAATTCGGTGGCCACGACGTCAGACCAATGGACAACGCCTACGCAGCCTCGCTTGACCACTGGGAGCAGAACAGACACTTTGAGAGGCACATTCTCGAAGAGGTAAGGGACTACCTCGAGGGTGTAAAAGCTGCGAAGGGCACAGCTTTAAACTGCGGAAGCGGCATTGAGGAACTCGGAAAAATTGAGACCCTCGAGCAGGAAGGACTTACACTCAGGGAGATTGCAGACAGGCTGACGGAGGACATGAAGAAGTTTGCCGACGACGAGACAGTCGTAATAAACACTGCTTCAACAGAACCGGTGCCAAAGTACAGCGAGGAGTACCACGGAAGCATCGACGGCTTTGAGAGGATGCTCGACGATGACGCAAAGGAGTATGCAACGGCAAGCATGCTCTACGCGTACGCAGCTTTGAAGCTCGGCCTGCCGTACGGAAACTTCACGCCGAGCGTTGGTTCCAACATTCCTGCGTTGAAGCAGCTCGCCATCGAAAAGAAGGTACCGCATGCTGGCAACGACGGCAAGACGGGCGAGACCCTTGTTAAAACAACGCTCGCGCCGATGTTCCTTTACCGCAACCTCGAGGTTATAGGCTGGATGAGCTACAACATTCTTGGCGATCTGGACGGCAAGGTGCTCAGCCACAGAGACAACAAGGAGAGTAAGGTCGTCAGCAAGGACAAGGTACTCGAAAAGGTACTCGGCTACTCGCCGTACAGCATAACCGAGATCAACTACTTCCCGAGCCTCGTTGACAACAAGACTGCCTTCGACTTCATACACTTCAAGGGCTTCCTCGGCACGAAGATGAAATTCTACTTCATCTGGGACGCCATCGATGCGATCGTTGCAGCTCCGCTGATCCTCGACATCGCAAGATTCCTGCTCGTTGCAAAGAAGAAGGGACTCTACGGCGTAATCAAGGAGCTAAGCTTCTTCTTCAAGAGTCCCATGGAGACAGATATCGTCAACACCCACCAGCAGTTCGAGATGCTGAAGGAGTGGTTTTCGGGACTTTTGTAA
- a CDS encoding helix-turn-helix domain-containing protein, producing the protein MDSAAKALADKISGEVVFAENPGKTLKKWRLIFEVSQKELAAKLNVSPSVISDYEGDRRKSPGIAFVRKIIEALLDIDRERGYRTVSKYRDLIDGFQIDVILDMKEYDEPVISSKFRDIIDGEDVTNYEKLVNGHTIVDSLKAIVSLNSYDFYRLYGFTTERALIFTKVSTGRSPMVAVRVANLKPAVVVLHSLKASQVDKIAAKIADIEKIHLIATEMPVEDMVKALRRYVR; encoded by the coding sequence ATGGATTCTGCTGCCAAAGCTCTCGCAGATAAAATTAGTGGGGAGGTCGTTTTTGCCGAAAATCCAGGCAAAACTCTCAAGAAGTGGAGACTGATTTTCGAGGTCTCCCAGAAAGAGCTTGCCGCGAAGCTTAACGTTTCTCCTTCAGTGATAAGTGACTACGAGGGTGACAGGAGGAAGTCGCCCGGCATCGCCTTCGTCAGGAAGATAATAGAAGCCCTTCTGGATATAGATAGAGAGAGAGGCTACAGAACTGTTTCCAAGTACAGAGACCTCATTGACGGATTTCAGATAGACGTGATACTCGACATGAAGGAGTACGACGAGCCTGTCATTTCGTCGAAGTTCAGGGACATAATCGACGGAGAAGACGTTACAAACTACGAAAAGCTCGTGAACGGCCATACAATCGTTGACAGCCTGAAAGCAATTGTCAGTCTCAATTCATACGACTTTTACAGACTTTACGGATTCACAACGGAGAGAGCACTTATATTCACCAAGGTTTCCACCGGCAGGTCGCCGATGGTGGCGGTTAGAGTTGCAAATCTAAAGCCCGCAGTAGTGGTGCTTCACAGCCTTAAGGCCAGCCAGGTTGACAAGATTGCCGCAAAAATAGCGGATATTGAGAAGATACACCTGATTGCCACGGAAATGCCCGTGGAAGATATGGTAAAGGCTCTGAGGAGATACGTGAGGTGA